In Thamnophis elegans isolate rThaEle1 chromosome 4, rThaEle1.pri, whole genome shotgun sequence, the following proteins share a genomic window:
- the GREM2 gene encoding gremlin-2: MAQEVGINFLLRMIWKLALSLFLMSTLVQVIEPRKNRPAGAIPSPYKGSRSNNSDRRPHLNKEVLASSQEALVVTERKYLKSDWCKTQPLRQTVSEEGCLSRTIINRFCYGQCNSFYIPRHVKKEEESFQSCAFCKPQKVTSFTVELECPELDPPFRLKKIQKVKQCRCMSVSLSSTGKQ; the protein is encoded by the exons ATGGCTCAAGAGGTTGGCATCAATTTTCTGCTTAG GATGATCTGGAAACTTGCTTTATCATTGTTTCTCATGTCCACTCTGGTTCAAGTGATAGAACCCAGGAAAAATCGTCCTGCGGGAGCCATCCCTTCCCCTTACAAAGGCAGCAGAAGTAATAACTCTGACCGGCGGCCGCATCTGAACAAAGAAGTTCTGGCCTCCAGCCAGGAGGCTTTGGTGGTTACAGAGAGGAAATATCTGAAAAGTGATTGGTGCAAAACCCAGCCCTTACGGCAGACTGTCAGTGAGGAGGGGTGCCTTAGCCGCACAATTATAAACCGCTTCTGCTATGGCCAGTGCAACTCCTTCTATATCCCCCGACAtgtaaaaaaagaggaggagtcTTTCCAATCGTGTGCCTTTTGCAAGCCTCAGAAGGTCACCTCCTTCACAGTGGAGCTAGAGTGCCCTGAACTGGACCCACCTTTTCGACTTAAGAAGATCCAGAAAGTCAAGCAATGCCGATGTATGTCGGTGAGCCTGAGCAGTACAGGCAAACAATAA